The Pseudomonas multiresinivorans DNA window CAAAGCGACAGACCAGCCGGAACGAAGACACCATGGCGACGCTGACTTTCAATACGACTCCATCCATTCACATCGAGCGCGGCGCGTCCGCGCGATTGGCCGAACGTGTGCGCAGCATGGGCTGCCGCTCGGTACTGCTGGTCACTGATCCGGGCGTCCTGGGCGCCGGACTGCTGCAGCCAGTGATTGACGATTTCGCCCGCAGTCAGCTATCGCTGCGCGTGTTCGCTGAAGTCCAGGCCGACCCGCCGGAGAGCGTGATCGAGGCTGCGGTATCCACGGCGCTGGAATGCGAGGCCGATTGCGTGATCGGTCTGGGCGGCGGTAGCTCTCTGGACGCTGCGAAGCTGGCGGCACTGCTGGCGCGCAGCGGCGAGTCGCTGGCTTGCGTCTACGGCACCGAGGTGGCGCGCGGGCCCCGCCTGCCGCTGATCCTGGTGCCGACCACGGCGGGTACCGGCTCTGAGGTGACCGCGGTATCCGTGGTCACCAATGGCGACGGGCAGAAGAGCGTGGTTATCTCGCCCTTGTTGCTGCCGGATCTCGCGGTACTTGATGCCGACCTGACTATCGGCTTGCCGTCGCATGTCACGGCGGCCACCGGGATCGATGCGATGGTCCATGCCATCGAGGCCTTCACCAGCCGCCACCGCAAGAATCCGATTTCCGATTGCCTGGCGCGTGAAGCCCTGCGCCTGCTGTCTGGAAGTATCGAGCGCGCGTGCAGCAGCGGTGCAGATATCCAGGCCCGCGAAGACATGCTCATGGGCGCCTGCCTGGCCGGCATGGCGTTCGCCAATTCGCCGGTGGCGGCGGTGCATGCGCTGGCCTACCCGTTGGGTGCGCGCTTCCATGTGCCTCACGGCCTGTCCAATTCGCTGATGCTGCCCGGTGTGCTGCGCTTCAACCAGGACGCTGCGGCGCCTCTCTATGCCGAACTGGCGGATATCGTCCTGCCGGGGCTGGAGGGTGACGCTCGAAGCAGGACACAGGCGCTGATCGAGTACTTCACCGACCTGCCGCTACGCCTGCGTTTGCCGACCCGCCTGCGTGAAGTCGGGGTAGCTGAGAATGACCTGGAGGGGTTGGCCGAGGATGCGCTGAAACAGGGTCGCCTGCTCGCCAACAACCCGCGCGAGGTCAACCTGAATGCGGCCCTTGCACTGTATCAGGCGGTACTGTGAAGCCGGCAGGGCGCCCGCGTCGGGCCGACTATGTGCGTTTCTACCCGGTGACCACGCGCTGGGGCGACCATGACTCCTATGGCCATGTGCATAACGTGGTCTATTACTCCTTCTATGATTCCGCGATCAGCCAGTTCCTGGTGGAAAGCGGCACGCTGGATATCGGGAACAGCCCGGTGATCGGGCTGATCGTGGCCTCGAACTGCACGTACTTCGCATCGATCACCTTTCCCGAGCGGGTCAGCATCGGGTTGCGTATCGTCCACCTGGGGCATAGCAGTGCGCGTTACGAGCTGGGTGTGTTCCGTGAAGACGAAGACGAGGCCTGCGCCTGTGGCGAAGTGGTCTACGTCTATGTCGACCGTGAGAGCCGCAGCTCGGCGAGCATTCCGGGTGCGGTCCGTCGCGAGTTGTCGACCCTGATCGTCTGAAGCGCCTTGGCACCGTGCAGCCTCGGCGCGGTGCCAAGTCAGCCGGAGGGCTGGAAACCATGGGCAAACCGCCGAAAGACCAGGAACACCACGATGCGGATCCTGCGCTGATACCGCTGGGCATGCCGCCGCAACCGCGCAAGCAACCGCGACAGGCGCGCTCCATTGCCCTGGTGGAGGCGCTCAAGCAGGCCGGGCGGCAGATTCTCGAGGAAGAGGGCCGCGAGGCCCTTACGGCTCTGCGGCTCGCGGATGTATCCGGAGTGGCCATCAGCTCGATCTACGAATACTTTCCGGCGATGGAATCGCTGATTGCCGCGGTGTTCGAAGATTACCGCCGCGAGGCGGGCGAGCAGTTGCTGGCCGCCATCGATGCCCTGCCCGAAGCGGCGACGTTGCTCGACGGGTTGCTTTTGGTGCTGCGTAGGGGGCTGGCGGTGCATCACCGCAAGTCCTGCCTGGACCCGGACTTCAGCGAGCGGGTGACCCGCTACGACGAATTGGTCCGCCTGGACTTGGTGGACTCCCGGCAATGCTGGTCTGCCGGCGCGACGCCTGCGCTGTTCGAGCGGTTCGCGGCGCAAATCCGCGTGAAGGACCGTGAGAAGGCACGGTTTTTCGTGTACCAGACACTCCTGACCCTGCCACGGGCCATGCGCCTGGAGCGCCCGCACTACCTGGTGGAAGACGAGAGCGCCGCGATGATCGCGCGGATGCTCCACGGGCTGCTGACCAGCGAAGCTTAGCGACCGCAGCAGAAACGACACGCCCCGCAGAGCGGGGCGTGCGTAGTGCAGCAGATCTGACTCAGCGGATGCCGGCGTTGCGCAAGGCGGCAGGCGTGAAGTCGTTGGTGGTGAACTTCTGGTCGTACTGCGTACCCTGCTTGGCCTCGTTGATCAGGCCCAGCACCACGTAGCGGCCGGCGATCAGGTCATACAGCGTCTGCGCGGCATAGCTGGCGATGCCGTGCTGGTAGTCGCTGACCAGATGCCCTTCGGCGACGCGCCAGAGTTGACCACGGCTGTCGTAGTGGTCGACCCCAACCAGCGCCCAGCTGTCCTCGTCGAAATACATGTGGCGCTTGGCGTAGATGTGCCGCTCGTTGGGCTTGAGCGTCGCCTCGACCTCCCAGACGCGGTGCAGTTCGTAGCGGGTCAGGTCCTGGTTGATGTGGCCCGGCTTGATGATGTCGGCGTACTTCACCGACGGTGACCAAAGCCGGTAGTTGTTGTACGGGATGTACATCTCCTTCTTGCCCACCAGTTTCCAGGTGTAGCGATCCGGCGAGCCGTTGTAGAGGTCGGTGTTGTCCGTGGTGCGCATGCCGTCCGCAGCGGTGCCTGGGCCGTCGTAGGCAATCTCGGGGGCGCGTCGCACACGGCGCTGGCCGGCGTTGTAGGTCCAGGCCTGACGCGGGTCCTTGAGCTGGTCGATGGTCTCGTAGGCGAGGTTGACCGTGCCGGTCAGGCGCGCCGGGGAAATCACTTCCTGCTTGAAGTAGTACAGCGTATTGGCCGTCTTCGCCGGATCGGCGTCGGGCAGGTACTGCGGCAGCCCCATGGTTTCGCGGAAGCCGACCAGCATGTAGTCGCCTTTGGCCTGCGGAACGGCCTGGGCGGTGGTGCGCTGGTAGTTGGTGCCGCGATAGCGCGTCTCGTGGTTCCACACGACCTCGACGCCGCTCTTGGGAATCGGGAATGCGTAGTTGCGTGCGGTGAAGTGCGCCAACCCGTTGCCATCGTTGACCAGCTCGGTCGAGGTCGCACTGGTCTTCGCCGCGTCATACAGCGCCTGTGGGTTGGAGACGCTCCGGTGGCTGGGGTAGACCGGAATGCGGTAGGTATCCGGGTAACGCTTGAACAGCGCGAGTTGCCCTTCGCTCAGCTTGTCCTTGTACTGCGCGGCGGTGGCCGCGGTAATCACGAACAGCGGCTTTTCCTGAGCGTAGGGATCACCCAGGAAACCATTCTGCACGGGAGCGGCGTCAGGCTTCAGGCCACCGGTCCAGGCAGGGATGCTGCCATCGGCGTTGCCTTCCTTCTGCGCGCCAAGTGGCGTGAGGGTGTTTCCCAGTTCCGCGGCTTCCTGTGGTGAGACAGCCGCCATGACGCTGGAGGCCAGCAGGGTCAGCGCCAGTGCGCCAGTGCTCATCAACATCGAGTTTTTCATGATCGGATACCTGCGTCAGAAGTTCACGCCGAAACTCAGGGCGACGAAATCGCGGTCGGTCTGGGTGTTGAAGTGGCCGCCGAAGTAGTCGGTGTAGGCGAGGCTGGCGGTGTAGGTGTTCAGGTAATCGGCGTTGAGGCCGACACTGATTGCTTTCTGGCCTTCCTCGAAGTTCGGACCGTAGCCGCTGACGTCCTGCGACCAGGCCAGGTTCGGCGCGAGGTTGATGCCGGCGAACACGTTCGGGTAGTCGAGCTGCGCACGCAGGCGATAGCCCCAGGAGCTACTGGTGTAGAAGCCGTTGTCGTTGCATTCCTGCTGCGGGTTGCTGGCGTTGGCCGTGCCCACCGCGCTGCCCCGGCAGACGGCCTGGTTGGACAGCTGGCCGGCGCCGAACACCGGGTTGCGGCCGAAACGGATGTCGCTGCCGTCGGCGTCGCCGACACCGCCGATGTGGTTGTAGCCGACCTCGCCGACGACGGTCAGGCGTTCGGCAGCCAGGACCTGGTTGAACAGCTTGGTGGCGGTGAGCTGTGCCTGGGTGACCGGCATGCGCTTGTAGCCCGGGATGTCGGCGCCGGCGCTCAGGCGTTGCTCGCCGCTGACGTAGATCGGCGACGCCGCGCTGCCCAGGGCTGCGAGGTTGAGGTCAGCGGTGTTGATCTGCAGCGGCATGTTGGGGCGGAAGCTCAATTCGCCGCCCAGCGACACGCCTTCCAGGTTGGTGGCGAAACTCAGGCCGTAGAGGCGGATGTCCTCGGGGTAGTCGATGTAGTAGCGCGCGCTGCGGATGGCCGCCAACTGGTTGGACAGGTTGGTGGCGGTGGTCAGGCTGAGCACCGGTGAACGGCTGTGGTAGTTCATCGCGTAGGCGGCGAACTCGGTGTCGTTGAGCTCCGGCACGAACCAGCGCAAGGCGATACCGTATTGACCGCCGTCGCGGGCGTCGTGGTCCTTGCTGCGCGGAATGTAGGCATCGTCGGTACCGCCACGCACCAGCGTGGCTGGGCCGCCGGTGTTGTTCGCCTGGCCAGGGGCGAGGTCGTCGCCGGTCACCACCAGGCGGTCGTAGCAGCCGGCTGCAATGCCATCCACGCCGAAGAACGTGCCGCAGTTGTCGACGACGGTGTGATCCCACTCGATCTGATAAAAGCCCTCGGCGGTGAGGTTCTCCGTCAGACCCTGGGACAGGTAGAACATGTTCACCGGTACCAGGGCTTCCTTGACCTCGGAACCGGGCCGGCGCAGAGCGGCCACGTCCACCGGGTTGATCGAACTGATGCCGTTCTGGATGAAGGTGCTCTCGCCCCAGTTCACCACCTGTTTGCCCAGGCGCACGTTGCCCGGCAGATCGCCCAGGTTGTAGTTGTGGTAGACGAACGCATCGAGGAACTGTCCACCCTTGGTCCGCGCGGCCTCGTCGCGACCCTTGTCGTCGATGTCGTAGAAATGCTGGTTGCCGTCGGCCTGCTCGAAGTCGTACCAGTACTTGCCGCGCAGGAAGGCGCCGCTGTCGCCGTACCTGAGCTCCAGGTCATGAATGCCCTTGAAGATGGTCGAGAAGTTTTCCCCGGAGCGGAAGTTCAGACGGCCATCGTCGGCAGTGCGCGAGGCGGCCTTGCCCTTGGCGCCCTGGGAGTTGAAGTTGGAGATGAAGTTCGGGTTGGCGCCTGTGGTGGACCAACTGCCACCAATGGACAACGACGAGTCGAACTTGCCCTCGATTTCGCCGATGTTGAAGTCGACGGCGGCAGCCTGCGTGGCCACGCCAAGAGCGACGGCGGCGGCGAGCAGGTGCGGTTGGAAGACTCCGGTTTTTCTTATTGTCATGCGGTTCTCCAGTGCGTGTTTCCCCGACATCGGAAGCGGCCAGGAGCCCATCCGACGCGGGAATTGACAGTGCCGGGGCGGCTGACGGTGAGGTGGTTTGCGCGGCTATTGCGCCCCGGCTGCTGTGGCTTGCGCCGTCCTACGACGGCGAGCTCATCCTGTACCTGCCGGGTGGCTACCTCCTCCCCTCGGAGGGGCGCAATCCCCCCTCCCTGATGGGGGGGGGACCAGCGAGAGTGCCTGGAGCGCGTTCCAACGGTTCCCCCCTCGTCGGGAGGGGGCGCCATCGGCGAGGGGAGGGGATGGCGCCCCGCATGCACTGCGCAACCATCGAATCCAGCCTGGCCTGTTCGCCGCATGCCGCGGCGGCTGGCCACCGTCCAATGACTCTGGAGAGAGTGATGTCGCAGAAAACCTACGTCGCCGGTGTCGGCATGATTCAGTTCGCGAAGCCCGGCGCCAGCGCCAGCTACATCGAGATGGGCGCCCAGGCCGTGCGCCTGGCCCTGCAGGACGCCGGAATCGACTACCGCCTGGTGCAGCAGGCTT harbors:
- a CDS encoding DUF1329 domain-containing protein; the protein is MKNSMLMSTGALALTLLASSVMAAVSPQEAAELGNTLTPLGAQKEGNADGSIPAWTGGLKPDAAPVQNGFLGDPYAQEKPLFVITAATAAQYKDKLSEGQLALFKRYPDTYRIPVYPSHRSVSNPQALYDAAKTSATSTELVNDGNGLAHFTARNYAFPIPKSGVEVVWNHETRYRGTNYQRTTAQAVPQAKGDYMLVGFRETMGLPQYLPDADPAKTANTLYYFKQEVISPARLTGTVNLAYETIDQLKDPRQAWTYNAGQRRVRRAPEIAYDGPGTAADGMRTTDNTDLYNGSPDRYTWKLVGKKEMYIPYNNYRLWSPSVKYADIIKPGHINQDLTRYELHRVWEVEATLKPNERHIYAKRHMYFDEDSWALVGVDHYDSRGQLWRVAEGHLVSDYQHGIASYAAQTLYDLIAGRYVVLGLINEAKQGTQYDQKFTTNDFTPAALRNAGIR
- a CDS encoding acyl-CoA thioesterase; amino-acid sequence: MKPAGRPRRADYVRFYPVTTRWGDHDSYGHVHNVVYYSFYDSAISQFLVESGTLDIGNSPVIGLIVASNCTYFASITFPERVSIGLRIVHLGHSSARYELGVFREDEDEACACGEVVYVYVDRESRSSASIPGAVRRELSTLIV
- a CDS encoding iron-containing alcohol dehydrogenase; translated protein: MATLTFNTTPSIHIERGASARLAERVRSMGCRSVLLVTDPGVLGAGLLQPVIDDFARSQLSLRVFAEVQADPPESVIEAAVSTALECEADCVIGLGGGSSLDAAKLAALLARSGESLACVYGTEVARGPRLPLILVPTTAGTGSEVTAVSVVTNGDGQKSVVISPLLLPDLAVLDADLTIGLPSHVTAATGIDAMVHAIEAFTSRHRKNPISDCLAREALRLLSGSIERACSSGADIQAREDMLMGACLAGMAFANSPVAAVHALAYPLGARFHVPHGLSNSLMLPGVLRFNQDAAAPLYAELADIVLPGLEGDARSRTQALIEYFTDLPLRLRLPTRLREVGVAENDLEGLAEDALKQGRLLANNPREVNLNAALALYQAVL
- a CDS encoding DUF1302 domain-containing protein, producing the protein MTIRKTGVFQPHLLAAAVALGVATQAAAVDFNIGEIEGKFDSSLSIGGSWSTTGANPNFISNFNSQGAKGKAASRTADDGRLNFRSGENFSTIFKGIHDLELRYGDSGAFLRGKYWYDFEQADGNQHFYDIDDKGRDEAARTKGGQFLDAFVYHNYNLGDLPGNVRLGKQVVNWGESTFIQNGISSINPVDVAALRRPGSEVKEALVPVNMFYLSQGLTENLTAEGFYQIEWDHTVVDNCGTFFGVDGIAAGCYDRLVVTGDDLAPGQANNTGGPATLVRGGTDDAYIPRSKDHDARDGGQYGIALRWFVPELNDTEFAAYAMNYHSRSPVLSLTTATNLSNQLAAIRSARYYIDYPEDIRLYGLSFATNLEGVSLGGELSFRPNMPLQINTADLNLAALGSAASPIYVSGEQRLSAGADIPGYKRMPVTQAQLTATKLFNQVLAAERLTVVGEVGYNHIGGVGDADGSDIRFGRNPVFGAGQLSNQAVCRGSAVGTANASNPQQECNDNGFYTSSSWGYRLRAQLDYPNVFAGINLAPNLAWSQDVSGYGPNFEEGQKAISVGLNADYLNTYTASLAYTDYFGGHFNTQTDRDFVALSFGVNF
- a CDS encoding TetR/AcrR family transcriptional regulator, producing MGKPPKDQEHHDADPALIPLGMPPQPRKQPRQARSIALVEALKQAGRQILEEEGREALTALRLADVSGVAISSIYEYFPAMESLIAAVFEDYRREAGEQLLAAIDALPEAATLLDGLLLVLRRGLAVHHRKSCLDPDFSERVTRYDELVRLDLVDSRQCWSAGATPALFERFAAQIRVKDREKARFFVYQTLLTLPRAMRLERPHYLVEDESAAMIARMLHGLLTSEA